TATAggtaaagaattaaaatctGATACTTTTAAATGAGGAATGCAACCTCGAGggtttaataataacttgaAGCTGTAACGAATACtactaaaattaaaatcagaTAACATAACTTATAATAtgcaaatataatttattaatagttCTAGCAgtactattattttgaaaatgatcaATTCATTTCTAATGAGATACTTAATATAGCTTTTAAGTAATTAATAGATCAAAAACTAATAAAAGTTACATTCGGCCGAATACTAAATTAATAGAACTTGTTTAGATATATCagaaaaagtaaaaaaaaaattacaatgGCAGTAGTAACAAAAGTGGTTCGTAATATCTATGTATTTTTGCTTCTGATAATAAAactgtttattttttatttcatcaatatttaaaagaatatataattttgtacGTACAAGCCATTTAACAATCTGTAGGATGCTGTATAGATGGAGTATAAAATCCAGGACAGTAATCTAAgggtatatatatatatgagaTTAACTATTTCAAACAGATTCTGATACAGACACTGTAGAGGTAAACGcttctattaattttttcagcTCTAAATCTACATCAATAAGACTAGAAGATCTGTTATCCCATTCGTCCGTTGGAATAATTTCCTCTAGTCCATTGTCATCAGAATTTTGTTTCTCCTCCAGCATTTTTATAGTAGTATTAGTGGGTAACTCCCAAATTTTTTCCTTAATAAGTTGGATTAAGCCAAAGTGACGAAGTTCGTATCCTTTGGtaataatttgtttataCCATGCATGCGCCTTTTCCTCTTGTCTTAGATTGATGTAATGAAATACCATCGATATGCATATCTCAAAAGTTAAAGGGTACTTGTGTCTTtctattaattcttcaatgatattaattttactcTGAGATAGATGATTCCCATATAAAACTATAGAAAATGGACATTTTGTTGCATAAATATGTGTCATATAAGgtattttttcttgattaAAATAGTCAATCAAAATATCTACGGCCAGAGAGTTATCTTTCAAAGAATATCGAATATGATACAGGATAATATTCAGTATTAAAATGGAATCCTTAATTTTTGAGCTTTGTAagcttttaaaatttgaatataatcCAAAAATAAACGTACGGAAATCTGATTTTGATAACAATTTGGCATTTGATTTTAGCAAAACTTTATACAATTCaactaattcaaatattgatggtattaaattaattcttttattgaCAGGTAACAATCCTTTTATTGATTCTATCTCCTCTGTAAGTTGGTTGTCACTTAATATTAAAGGTTTATTGTGGAATATCCCATGCCATAGAcctaaattatttaaaattttgagAGTTGGCTTAATACTATGcattgataaaatatatttgcaAGTAAGCTTTGGATCTTCGAAAGTGCTAACCATATTGATCAACTCTTGCATAATATATCTgctaaatattttctgttGAAGATCTTTGGAATTgaaattcttatttttagaaatcaTTGAAATAATCCCTAGTATTTCATCCTGTTTAGAATGTTTGTTTAACATATGTAGTAGCATATGCAAGGATTTATGTAGAAGTTTAAGCTTGCAGTTTTCATTTAAACcctttatattattaataaattcaatttgagtattaaaaaatctaataaacATAGGAATGGTTCCTTGTTGagatatataatacaaCATAAGATCATggaattgaattaatttagaTTCTGATATACTAATGCCATCAGATGGTTTAACCTTGTGAAATTTTGAGTCAATTTGTAAGGTTTTCAGTAATGCtgcaaaataatattctacATATCTGAaatccttttttttcaataataaggaaaataattggataattatttcaaaatcataCAATTTGATAAACTTATCCATAAAGACATCCTTTTGACCGTTTATTAAAAACCTTTGAAATGTGACCAATCGTAGATTCTCTATATTCCCATTCAATAGTCTTGATCTTAATTCATGTATAAACACACaagatgataaattaacGTTATTTTCTAtgagaaataaataatggCTTGGATATTGCTCTTTCGTTAGATTTGTGAGAAACCATTTATGAATTGCTGTAGGTAATACAACTGGAGAATTTTTACTTACTAAAggaaataattgattttgaatGCTTATTACTTGGTACAATTCAgttattttcaaatcattcGTTAAACTTTTATCTGATACGATATCAAAGAGACAATTTTGAAAAGCCTGTCTTTGATTTTCACCGTATCTTAGTATCATTAGCATTCTCACAAAATTTGGCTTATCGGAAATTTGGgttaatttgaataaaagaACACTGTAAAGATTGCCAAATTTTCTACCCATAAACCGTTTTGTGGTAGTTAATTCGTTAAcgttatcaatattttgaagCATATTATGAAGTTCTATTAATTTCTGTTTCCCATTTTTAGCTCTGAAAATATGGCCAATAGGATACGCTGTTAGGAATTTATGCACAGCTTCATTACAAGCGGATTTGGATTGTGATCTAATAAATGTTATACCTAAACGATTCTTAAGGTTTAGATGGAAACTGAGAACTTTCCGCTCTAAGCATATCTTCATCAGGTCTCAAAGACAGTAATTTTATctcaaattaataaataggCATGAACTCCTCAACGCACTGGTAACTCggaattatatattattttaaccTGAAAGCTAATCCAGTTTTTAAGGttagtattaatattttgctTACCGATTATATTACCCggataaagaaaaacagactattatattaatatctctAACTGTACCTGAATAAGCACCATTATTTATGACACTATAGTTGGAGTAAAACAAATAACGTATCTTCTTAAAAGTTTTGTTCAGCctaatttttaaattttacaatCATTGGGTGGAATCTTCTCTTTGCatcaatatatatttaagaaaacaATATTCTATtgttaatatattatatatatatatatatatatattaacatatatttataaacatCTTAAAGCAGAACTGGAATAAAGTACATTTTTGATTATCAAGTTTAAAAtcttattttgaaatatatatttatatatattcaattatattcacTTGCAGATCCTATTTGTGTGCACGGATGTTATCTGATTCACGTGCGTCAAGAAATGGAAGTTGAAAAGGTTTGTCATTTAGGAAAAGATCAGCAGTGATGAggtaaataataaaataaaataaaaaaaatctagaaaaaacaataatagaTAAAAGAAGTCAAAGGCTCCagtataatattaaagatatttgaTCACTATTCTTTTTGCGATTGTCGAGGCAATGGATTCAAAGAAATTAGAATCTGCAAATCGAGATGTTTCTAGATCAAATAGTCAAATGGAAGATGTTAAAAAACAAGACCTCGAATCACGCTAAAAATAGTTTGAAAAGGGAATACTCTTCAAAACATGATCAGAATAAAAGCAATACAACAGATATATTGAACAGTAAAGATGTTTGCCGTTCATTCAGAAGAACTGAAATTATTGGAAGAGGTAAGTTTGGTGTGGTGTATAAAGGCTATCATATGAAAACAAAGGGTGTCTATGCGATTAAAGTATTAAGTTTAGAGAGTGATTTAGATGAAGTTGCAGATATCCAAAGAGAGATACAGTTTTTGGTTAGTTTAAAACAAGTACCCAACATCACAAGATATTATGCTtcatatttgaaagatacCAGCTTATGGATTATTATGGAATATTGTGCCGGTGGCTCTGTTAGGACATTATTAAGGCCTGGGAAAATAGATGAGAAGTATATCGCAGTGATAATGAgagaattattagtagCACTTCATTATATTCATAAAGATAACGTCATCCATAGAGATATTAAAGCTGCCAATTTACTGATAACGAATGAAGGTAATGTCAAATTATGTGATTTTGGTGTTGCTGCACagttaaatcaaaatactATGAGAAGACAAACTATGGCAGGTACACCCTATTGGATGGCACCTGAAGTTATTATGGAAGGTATTTCTTATGATACTAAAGCTGATATATGGTCTGTAGGTATTACTGCGTATGAAATTGCTACAGGTAATCCACCGTTTTGTGAAATGGAAGCCTTAAGAGCTATGCAAGTAATTAGTAAATCCAAGCCTGCTAGATTAGAAGGTAAAAATCATGATCCATTATTAAAGGAATTTATTGCCATGTGTTTAGATGAAGATCCTCAAGAACGTCCTACTGCAGATAAGTTATTACATGAGAGTGCATTTATTAAACATTATAAGAATACTCATACTTCAGtcttaaaagaattaattagtAGATATTTACTATTTCGTGATAAATATGCAAATGCATATAATGATTCCAAGGAAATGGAGGAAGAAGTtaagaaagaaaatgaagttGAAGAGAACATCGATCTTAAATGGGATTTTGACTCTTTGAGCTCTAGAGATTATATtcttgaaaatgatattaatattgatgatattcCAGAAGAAACCGGATTAGAAGAAGCAGGCCATTATAATTTTGCATATCCAGATGAAGAACTTTATTTGTCTACCAAAGGtatatctaatattaatggTTATATTACTAGTTCTCaaaatttaccaaatgGTATTAGTAATACACATGTATTttctactaataataatcaaactCATGGTAATCCACCTTTAAATACGAATACTCAAATATTTACTAACGCTCCAACCAATACTAATGGGAATGTATATACACAGTctaataatacaattacAAGACTTGGTAGTATTGCTACGAAGACTAATAACAATCTTAACAAAACAGCAAGAATTCTCACAagaaatcaaattcaaacaaaTGGGAAAGCTATTATGACCAATCGTATTACAAATACTCAAGCCATGCCACCATCTATGCTGGAAAGTAGAGCTACTAAAGAATTACTTCAATTATTTGACGAAGGTGATGATCGCGTTGATAATAATGCCAATGGTGATGAATTGAATCATAactcaaaaaatattatcagCCCGACAATTATAACACCTTCAGTGGCACCTgaacaaattgaaataCCTTCTGAATTACCTGAAAGCACCATAGCTACAAAATCGACTAATGTAAGTAGAAGACCTACTTTAACAGCAAACAAAACACCTTCACCAAACAAGAAAACAGTAGTACGATCTGCAAGTTCACCAATCAAGAGAAATATAGGATTAGTACCATCTTTACCACCTATTGATACCAAGAATATCGCATCACCCAACTTATGCATCTTAAAGGATGGGAATGAAGAACAAACACTATTGCATATGCCATTACCAACTTCCGCGGTATCTAGTAATTTGTTAGAGAATGCTGGCATTAATAATCAATCATCAACCAATGTAACTTTAAATGGGAATgttttatcatcatcaacgTCATCCACAAATACTACCAATGCCATTACAAATAACGGTAACACTACTAgtattaataacaatatcaataatttaacGATATCCACTTCCAATTTCCCCAATAATCAGGTTAACCAATTTGGATTCGACCCATCAGAAGCCTCTAGTGCTCCTGTGGCTATGACACCAATTAGTGAGAAAGTTCCTGATTTACCAGGATTCAATCTATTGAGCAATAGTACTACAAAAATCAATCAAACTGCTAACCGGTTAAGATCCACAACTCGAACTGAACTCCCCGTTGCCACTAGTGTTCTCAATGCATCCACTACTCATTCTATTTCTAATCATGTAAATGGGATTTCTAATAGTTCGTCTACTATTAGTGTACCAAGTAGTACTACTAATAGTACTGCAACTATACCAACAATATCCACCACAGCTACCACTACTACTACCATTAGTGGTACTAACACTACTGCTAGTATCACAGCTACTAATACTACAACATctactactactaataataatactaatatactctccaataataatttaagtGCATCTAATAGTAATATCTCGGGAAACGTCACCAATACATCATTGCCAATTTTATCGCCTTCATTAATCAATtcgaataataatgaacCTATCATGACTTCTTCCAattcattcattaataatattagttcCAATACTTCTACTtctaatagtaataacaaCAATGATATCTCCGGGAATAATACAAACCCATTCCAAATCAATTCCTCCTCTACTGTAACATCTTCAACTACGTTGAATTCTGCTACCATAGAAGATGCtgagaataataatgtgAGCCATTCTGGAAGCAAGATGATAATGAACCCTCCACCAAGAACATTGGCCATGGAAATGTTTTTGATCATGACTTAGATAGAAATAATCGTCGGAATAGTGGTTGGAAAGATCGTAAACCGATGgttttgaaagaattacGTTCTTTGCTTCAAATGTATACAGAAGGGTTACCCGTAATCGAAGATACTCTAGAACACCAACTTAAAGGTGGGTGAACAGTTTAAGACATAGATTGTTTTTAGATTGTTTATTGACAAGGgaatattcaataataaagaatatgcTTGTTTTATTGgaataaaatttgtttACTCAGATAATATCGAACAATACAAGAGAACAAGGGTAACAAAAACACACCGAGActctattaataaataaataagtCTAATCGTGACATATAGAGAGTCGTAATCATATAAACAAAACACTATAAAGGACTCc
This genomic stretch from Henningerozyma blattae CBS 6284 chromosome 1, complete genome harbors:
- the ATP22 gene encoding Atp22p (similar to Saccharomyces cerevisiae ATP22 (YDR350C); ancestral locus Anc_5.405), whose amino-acid sequence is MKICLERKVLSFHLNLKNRLGITFIRSQSKSACNEAVHKFLTAYPIGHIFRAKNGKQKLIELHNMLQNIDNVNELTTTKRFMGRKFGNLYSVLLFKLTQISDKPNFVRMLMILRYGENQRQAFQNCLFDIVSDKSLTNDLKITELYQVISIQNQLFPLVSKNSPVVLPTAIHKWFLTNLTKEQYPSHYLFLIENNVNLSSCVFIHELRSRLLNGNIENLRLVTFQRFLINGQKDVFMDKFIKLYDFEIIIQLFSLLLKKKDFRYVEYYFAALLKTLQIDSKFHKVKPSDGISISESKLIQFHDLMLYYISQQGTIPMFIRFFNTQIEFINNIKGLNENCKLKLLHKSLHMLLHMLNKHSKQDEILGIISMISKNKNFNSKDLQQKIFSRYIMQELINMVSTFEDPKLTCKYILSMHSIKPTLKILNNLGLWHGIFHNKPLILSDNQLTEEIESIKGLLPVNKRINLIPSIFELVELYKVLLKSNAKLLSKSDFRTFIFGLYSNFKSLQSSKIKDSILILNIILYHIRYSLKDNSLAVDILIDYFNQEKIPYMTHIYATKCPFSIVLYGNHLSQSKINIIEELIERHKYPLTFEICISMVFHYINLRQEEKAHAWYKQIITKGYELRHFGLIQLIKEKIWELPTNTTIKMLEEKQNSDDNGLEEIIPTDEWDNRSSSLIDVDLELKKLIEAFTSTVSVSESV
- the TBLA0A03570 gene encoding uncharacterized protein (similar to Saccharomyces cerevisiae KIC1 (YHR102W); ancestral locus Anc_5.406), with protein sequence MLKNKTSNHAKNSLKREYSSKHDQNKSNTTDILNSKDVCRSFRRTEIIGRGKFGVVYKGYHMKTKGVYAIKVLSLESDLDEVADIQREIQFLVSLKQVPNITRYYASYLKDTSLWIIMEYCAGGSVRTLLRPGKIDEKYIAVIMRELLVALHYIHKDNVIHRDIKAANLLITNEGNVKLCDFGVAAQLNQNTMRRQTMAGTPYWMAPEVIMEGISYDTKADIWSVGITAYEIATGNPPFCEMEALRAMQVISKSKPARLEGKNHDPLLKEFIAMCLDEDPQERPTADKLLHESAFIKHYKNTHTSVLKELISRYLLFRDKYANAYNDSKEMEEEVKKENEVEENIDLKWDFDSLSSRDYILENDINIDDIPEETGLEEAGHYNFAYPDEELYLSTKGISNINGYITSSQNLPNGISNTHVFSTNNNQTHGNPPLNTNTQIFTNAPTNTNGNVYTQSNNTITRLGSIATKTNNNLNKTARILTRNQIQTNGKAIMTNRITNTQAMPPSMLESRATKELLQLFDEGDDRVDNNANGDELNHNSKNIISPTIITPSVAPEQIEIPSELPESTIATKSTNVSRRPTLTANKTPSPNKKTVVRSASSPIKRNIGLVPSLPPIDTKNIASPNLCILKDGNEEQTLLHMPLPTSAVSSNLLENAGINNQSSTNVTLNGNVLSSSTSSTNTTNAITNNGNTTSINNNINNLTISTSNFPNNQVNQFGFDPSEASSAPVAMTPISEKVPDLPGFNLLSNSTTKINQTANRLRSTTRTELPVATSVLNASTTHSISNHVNGISNSSSTISVPSSTTNSTATIPTISTTATTTTTISGTNTTASITATNTTTSTTTNNNTNILSNNNLSASNSNISGNVTNTSLPILSPSLINSNNNEPIMTSSNSFINNISSNTSTSNSNNNNDISGNNTNPFQINSSSTVTSSTTLNSATIEDAENNNVSHSGSKMIMNPPPRTLAMEMFLIMT